Proteins encoded in a region of the Lycorma delicatula isolate Av1 chromosome 6, ASM4794821v1, whole genome shotgun sequence genome:
- the LOC142326686 gene encoding uncharacterized protein LOC142326686 isoform X1 translates to MASHVTTQHTSLMMENQKEKEDVNCNKNVNILKQVVTSLSYMEPVLIDSLGTEGLAVFLQKRNGNIILTKSGFDLLNNVLIQSENLDPVNNFLLKCSEQLSCKVGDGIKRFIFYINAFIKLLSNCDKDDVCKILKQLKILQSVINLAENNYLCSNDNDNYDILKFDYIKLKNIIRSFLITRFTLPVSDLFSKLIYDWIMSYHEHLNYNSVNKNIIKMLLSNMNVLCVKHSEQLPLSDSKIQSGFVIKGKINGASNSIKNIKQHPCILKIFLYNDENLNELKHVDALESDIIRLIIQTNIDNSKKNLPQILFITNITLSETLLFHLQLRNIISVQGVLIDDIVFLNDYMLKSYFSKEFVTNFKYYNNNSVWISIPDVSQLILCSPTTDLGMQLKDSLVNLLTLINVSLNNKYNNNYYTLYDINGNFELFLYNILLSNCKKSTNNKPPVFISNRNELLEWHKIKNSNGKELFNNTQIIKKINEKSPLLNGDNTEKLLSTLVDFTRYFSEIIVAQGELCNDDRFLVFFCDVLYYVVRIIKPKESESSCHLELISIKLTILSYVIDVILNICSTDSIHRVRNCQF, encoded by the exons ATGGCATCACATGTTACTACCCAGCATACAAGCTTAATGATGGAAAATCAGAAAGAGAAGGAAGATGTTAACTg taacaaaaatgttaacatcTTAAAACAAGTAGTAACATCATTATCGTACATGGAACCTGTACTAATAGATTCTTTAGGAACTGAAGGCTTAGCTGTTTTTTTACAGAAACGTaatggtaatattattttaacaaaatcaggatttgatttacttaataatgtattaatacaaTCAGAAAACCTAGATccagttaataattttcttttaaaatgttctgAACAATTAAGTTGTAAAGTAGGAGAtggtattaaaagatttattttttatattaatgcatttattaaattattatcaaattgtgATAAAGAtgatgtttgtaaaatattaaagcagttaaaaatattacagtctgttattaatttagctgaaaataattatttatgcagtaatgataatgataattatgatattttaaaatttgattacattaaattaaaaaatattattagaagttTCTTAATTACACGATTTACATTACCAGTTAGTGATTTATTCTCTAAACTTATTTACGATTGGATTATGTCATAtcatgaacatttaaattataattctgtaaataaaaatattataaaaatgttattaagtaaCATGAATGTTTTATGTGTTAAGCATTCTGAACAGTTACCCTTATCTGACTCAAAAATACAAAGCGGTTTTGTTATTAAAGGAAAGATTAATGGTGCatcaaatagtattaaaaatattaaacaacatccctgtattttaaaaatatttctttataatgatgaaaatttaaatgaattaaaacatgTTGATGCATTAGAATCTGACATTATACGATTAATTATCCAAACAAACAttgataacagtaaaaaaaatttacctcaaatattgtttattacaaatataacattatcagaaacattattatttcatctaCAACTTAGAAATATAATAAGTGTACAAGGTGTACTAATTGAtgatattgtgtttttaaatgattacatgttaaaaagctatttttcaaaagaatttgtgactaattttaaatattataataataattctgtatgGATATCAATTCCTGATGTATCACAATTAATATTGTGTTCACCAACAACCGATTTAGGAATGCAATTGAAGGATTCATTAGTAAAtcttttaacgttaattaatgtttcattaaataataaatataacaataattattatacattatatgatataaatggtaattttgaattatttttatataatattttattatccaaCTGTAAAAAAAGTACTAACAATAAACCGCCAGTTTTTATAAGTAATCGAAATGAATTGTTAGAgtggcataaaataaaaaattcaaatggtaaagaactatttaataatactcaaatcataaaaaaaattaatgaaaaatcaccATTATTAAACGGtgataatactgaaaaattattatcaactcTTGTCGATTTTACAAGATATTTTTCAGAGATTATTGTGGCACAAGGTGAACTTTGTAATGATGACCGTTTCCTGGTTTTCTTCTGTGATGTACTTTATTATGTAGTAAGAATTATTAAACCAAAGGAATCCGAATCCAGTTGTCATTTagaattaatatcaattaaattaactattttaagttatgttattgatgttattttaaatatatgtagtacTGATTCCATACATAGGGTTCGTAattgtcaattttaa